One Hoplias malabaricus isolate fHopMal1 chromosome 12, fHopMal1.hap1, whole genome shotgun sequence genomic window, AAGATGACTTGAAAGTGCTGTGGTATTAAACTGTTCACCTCCGCAATGAAACTAGGTCTCACTGCCCCAGCACTTCCAAATTGAATGCAATAATAGCGCGGGTATTTCTTCCCCCTGCTAACAGCTagggttatttatttagtttgctTTTTTAATTAGCATTATGGTTTGCATTGTCTGTGTACTGATGTATCAGGTAATGGGTGGTTTGTCACCTTtttgctacagtaacagcttATATAGTCACTGTAAGTTTTCTTGGAGGATTTGACAACATTCACAAGAAAATTAGCGAAGTTTTGgatgatcagttctggatcataaaaaCCATTCAAATTCTCCACAAAGGTATTGAATGGTGCTCAATAACTCCACACCCCAATTCTTGGGGCGCTTTATAGCACTGTAGCGAATtgctggcattgggcatggtgctCTTAAGCTCATCTCTGgttgctccagagtgtcccatttcatttcatgcttttctctgGTGATGATACTATGTAGGATGCACCTTAACTGTGTACCAGTTTTATAAGAATATATATAATGCATAAAACAGGGGGACTGCAGTCCGttattgtaaaaataaagtgctcctgtgtgattagtgtagctgataaaatggacaaatacAGTTTCTAATCCAGAGATcatacagttttatttttaaaaatattttcaaaacctGATTGAAAAAGACCAAGAGAACTATCCACTACTATTCTAACCAAATTCAGACCTtttgagcacacacacacacacacacacacacaaaaagtaaGCACTAAATTGCCTATATAATGCAATGTGATGGACCATTAGCTATCACTAGCTATGCTTTTACAGTACTGTGGTGTATAGGAAAAGCAATCAGCCACATATAAGGAAGCAATTTTAAGCCTCTTCACCCCTTCCTCGGGCTTGAATAAGCACAATTGAAGTAGACAACACAAGCAGGGGGAAAGCTGCCAAAATGTCAGCTGGACGTCTGAGAGGAAGCACTGATACATTAAACAGCGCTGCAGGTTCCATTACCCTCCGCTCTGAAGAACTCAGTGAAACACACCACTACACTGAGCTGCCTATGCAAAATAAAGTATTGGCTGTTTTAAGTGCTACAAACTTATTTTTCCAATTTTCATGAAAGCCAGttcttctaggaaggctttacatttaatgtttgGACATTACTATGAGAGTTTAATTACATACAGCTACATAAGcagcagtgaggtcaggtactgatgttgggtgattagttctggaatTTCAGCTCATCCCCAAGGTACAGGGTGGTGCACTGGCATTCTAGAAACCATATTTCCACTGCCCCTTAGCGCAGCACTTTAGAGTAAATATCTTTTAAAATCTCATGTTCTCAGGTCCCTAAATTATAGCATAGTCCAGTTGGAGGTTATCCTCCATTACCTAGTTTGGTTAATCAATACTttatcatgtaaaatgtagtgtgttgatgattttaaaaaaaatctacaagaTCAAGGAGAATATCTGGAAACCAATTTTGTTTCTACACATTCGCTCACAACATACATACTACTTTTTacaagaaaaaataattattttgctgtatttatgtttattatacCTACATAATTTTACACAATTTACTTTTTTGGTAGTTTATACATTTCATATGCAGTATGCAAAACCTGTCTTGCACAATCTCCATTTCAGTTTTCTGTTTCGTTGGAAGTGGAATAAGATGAAAGCAGTTTCAGGTGAAGGGAGCAGACGGAGTTCAACCAGAGTGTAACCCGACAAGCCGCTCGCTACCCAACATGCTCCTCACCCCTGCTGAGACCAAAAGAGGCATTATAAACAGGAGGCTGTCTTGAAGAAAAGACATTGGCATCCGCATACAATGTTCCTccttaataaattattttcctgCATGATGATGAGAAGTTATTAAATGAATTGTTTATTGTGAAAATCATTACACTGTATGATCTTTAGACAAGATAACCTAACACTGcagtgaggatttaatggcactCAGTGCTCAGAGTATTACATTTAGACCTGGATGGAGCGCCATCACTCTACAGAATTAAGTGCCCCTGCTCCACAACCCAGTGCTTTctttttattggttttattttttagtgactttaaaaaaatggacATCTGATTCTTATAATTTCCCTAGGATCATTTCACATCCATCCACTTTACATTAAcatctttcttttttaacatttaaaaaaaattaatttcaaaaatTACTTTGAGTGCATTAGCATATCAATTTCTAGAGCTcctgtgttcaccctgtgtccacgtgggtttcctctgagtgctctggtttcctcccaatgtccaaaaacacatactggtaggtggattggctactcacaagtgtccgtaggggtgtgtgtgtgttgccctgtgaagaaccggcaccccctcaagggtgtgttcctgcttgttacagatgaatgaacggataaatgaaagaaaagatGGGAGATAAATGCATTCTTTTCTGAAATAAGGTCTTCATATAACTGCCTGATCCAAAGTATGCCTTCATCATCTCTCCGATCCTTTGGACGTTACACACACCAAGTCTTTTTATCTGTAGTTggaacatttttaaagcattctGATTGAAAGTAAATTCAGACAGTAGACCATGTAGAATTAATACACACAAAACAGCACACTTCATTTATTGCTTTGTCTTTCATTTACAAAACTTGGCAACAAAAATTCCTCCACATATATTTGTGTACTGTTTGGCTTTAGGCTGTGGTCACATCTGAGATGATCTGATATCACGGTTCATCAAGCTTTACTTTGGTCAAGGGTCACAGACTTGAGGTTAGTGTTACTGGCAATTCAGACACGAGTGGTACAACAAGGTGTGTTAGTTACATCCATATAATAATGGGTGACTTTCCCAAGACTTAATCCACAAGGACACTCTTGAAATAGTGTCTAGGCTCCTCTCTTTTCTGCACATGTTAATGGTCAACTGCAGGAATTCTAAGAATCAGGACTACAGAGATTTGGATGAGCAGAGAGGCCTAATGTTTGAATCCATCAGTCCAGTGCTGCATATATTAAAAAGGGAAATAAGGCTGTAGAACATCAATGAAAGCTTCATCATCATTTATTCACGTCTCGCGTGTTCCAGCCTCAGTGCAGTGAAAAGCCATGGAGTAGCCGCATATACTGTAGCCATCTTCAAGCTGGAGAAAAGTCCATGAATATTCTTATAAAGTGCAAAAACATCTCCCAGTTCATGTTCCATTAATCTTCTAATGGACTTTCTCCCCCAAAGAGTCCTTTTATTGGTTCTTCACATCACATGACAGAGCAGGTTTTCGCCTTGGTCTTGTGCAGACATGACATCGAGTCCAGCTCAGGCCTGTTGGACATGTGGGACGTCCTCTTAGTGGCTCTGGAAGACTTGTGGCGTTTGACGTTCTTGTGGTTCTTGTTGACGCAGGCCAGTGTGGCCACATGGAATATGTCCCTCACACTGTTTTCTGACTGTAACGCAGAGCACTCAATGTAGGGAGCTGAAATTTGCTTAGCCATATTTGAACCCTTGAAAAGAGAGAACAATATCAACGACCAATCAACAAATATGTTCCAATATTTCTTGACAAGCTCCTGTGTTAAATTTGTTAACAAActtaatacaaaaaaattacttgtttttcacaaaaaaactaaaagataactaaataaaaataataatttgaggATGAGAACTATGACAAATtgttttgcactgaaagtctgaTGTGCTCCATCTGTTTACTGTTGTCAGGGCAGCAGCCTGGTGGAATTATGAAGAAGAGTCGACTTAGTCTCGGTTTGTGAGCATCTTCTGCAGCACATTTTactgttaaatgttaaataaatacaaaatataactgAGGAAAAACAAGCCctctaataataaataaaattttaaaatacataGCTATAAttaggtttttttctttttttaattaatgatcaaaaaaatgtttcaacTAAAACTAGGCCAACGCTAACAATTAAATTACTAAAATGGGCTAAAACTAATACACCTTTAAGTCAACAGACTAAGACTACTACTTATATAAGCGGTCAAAATGAACACTTATTGGCTCATGTATTTCTTAAGATACTTGATGATGATCATTCTACTGTTGTCCTTTATTTAATTGTCATTGATTTTCCTTGATTATAGTCCTCACCTGATCATAGGACAGTGGCAGTGCATTTGACAGTTGCACAAATGTTGCCAGGTCTGTGCGCAAGTCTGACTTGCAACCCACCAGGAGTATTTTGGTGTTGGGACAGAATTCCTCAATTTCTCCTTTCCActggaaaacaataaaacatttttgttaatgtGAAGATTGGCCAAAGTTCTATGTCATAATTTTAGCTTAGCTCTTGCAAACCTTTAACAACCAAACTGTCTTAGACAGTAATAGTTCACGTCTAAGGTTCTAATTCTTCTAAAAATTTAATTGTTGAAATTTTCCAACTAATGAATTTCCTCCACAACCACTTTTAACAAATATGTTCTGTATCTTTGAGCTATTTTTCTTCCTCCATATTGATGTATTCCAAGtaaaaattattcaaataaCCACTTATGTGTAAGAGCAAGAATATCACCCAACTGTGCAGAACCGCAGTTCTCAAGGACTGAAATCCAATTTTTCTGATCTAAGGAGGTCCTGCAGAAACTAACTTTTGATTcttcgctttttttttttttaaccactcccctttttctttccaCCACAGCTCTGTTCGCCGGCATGGTGCTTAGTCTCGGTGACATCACAAGGTCACACAGCCCTCGACCACACAAAGACTTCACGTCTTTCAGACCAAATGTAAACACGTCCTCACTGGCCCCTCATTCATCCTCCTCACGTGAAAGTCAGGGAATCAAAGCACACCGCCACCTCCCACATATCCCCTCTCCTCTTGGTACGACCTTTTCTCCCACACAAGTCTGGACTGCTTTTCGCAAACCACTTGACTCAGTAATACAAAGCCGAGCCTTGTGAGAGCATCAATAGAAGCTACTGTCTGGCGTCAATCAAGTGGAAACACTGATACTTCACAACTGTCGATGAATCGAACAGTGGGTGAGGGGTGAGAAACCGTACAATACCTACCTTGCGAAGCACATTATCAAGGGTTTCTGGTCGACTGATGTCAAAACAGAGGAGAACGGCATCTGCATCAGGATAGGACAGCGGCCTCACATTGTCATAATAAGGGGATCCtgtaaaataagtaaattaaggttaccttaaaaatacaaaGTGGATGAACGATAAACGCCATAGAAGAATTACCTTTGGCTCTTTATACAACCAGTGGTttcaaatgtgttgttttaaaggatcatccactgaatttttttgtatGGCATCTCTCCAAAGAACACTTTTTATTCCCAGAAATATTTTTAAGACTGGCTTTACATGGACAAACTTTTATGAAACTTTATGTAGCTTATATCAAACTAGAGCATACAATAAACTTTACTTGACCTGCAGAATTTCATTTGCAACTACCTGTAAAATCAGCCACAACCAACGCAACCATTTCAGCATTGTACCCATTGCTGCtccacaatttcacacactagaGATTACTTGTGATCAAAGGAAGAAATATATTATGGAAGAAAAGACCAAGATGAAGTTATAATCATCACTGGTCTTAGTGTAGATATTCTTTTTATATTGTCTGCATGGAAATGCCCCAAGCGCATGAACTTAGCCAGATACAATATTTCTACTCAAGGAGTGTCCCTTAAACTTTACATGTCACACTGTACTTTATTGCTGGAATTTAATCTCGAGAGCCCTCTGCTAGACACTATTAGATTTGTTAGTTCCATTCAAAACACTCTCCTCATTTATTTCCTGAAAACACTTTTCCATGAGGTAACTGTCAACATGAACATCTAATCAAAACTATGCCGAGTCGAATCCATTTCTCATAATTATGTTGCTTTAAGCCAGACCTCTTCCTGGAAAGCCATGTCAACATGTTGAAACACATAAAACCGCCACTCTTTGATATTTATCTACCTGAAAAACGGCTCCAACCAAAACAAATTCACAGACTTCACCGAGAGAATGTCTGAACAAAGCTACATGATTTCTTTGCCTAGTAAATATTTCAAAGAGCTGCTGAGCTGTTTTAAGTGAAACTAAACATGTTAAGCTCAGTGTAGCTAGTATATATGTCTTTATATATCTTTTTAGAAAACATTTGCTGATGGTTATGTGTTTAGTTCAATCTCTTTCCAAAGAAAGTATGAGTAATTCTGTTTTTCAGTTTCCTTAAACTGGTTTAAAGGTGGTCAGTACTGGCCCTGTTCACAATGTTAACAAAGGTTAACAATGATAATAGGTGCATTTGAGGCATTGTGTTATCTCTATTAATGCTTTCACACGTACGCATAAGCTCTACAATCCCATAAACCTATTGGGACATCTGATACCCATCTTTCTCTTCACTTCAGCCTTAATTTCTGACAGTGGGATTCCCTCTGCAAGTCACAGTTCCACTAAAAAATATGGAGAGCAGCATATGCACACCAACTTAACTGGGTTACAGCTCTATTCTAGGAGATGACTCTGCTCTAGAAACCAAGAGGGGCTCAAAATGAGTGCAGACTACAGAGTTGAGGTCAGCAGCACATTGAGTTGAAATATTTAACAGTTTCCTTTTTTCAGTCTATTTAAGTAAAATGCTGAGTGTCTGGTGAAGttcacagatttcattttcaagTATTGAGGGGGAAAACTGCATTGAGGGACAGTCTGAGATTCTTGGGACAGCTGTTTTAACTCTGCATTGTTTGGTTTTACGCTAGTGTATGACCTCCTTACAAAAATGTACTAAATCTAATAAGACCTATATGGCAATACCCAGCGGtacatttttcaaaacagaAAAGTTTGCACGGGTTTCACTCAGGTCATCAGTATTACTTTAGAACTATTTATTTTGAGGATGTTTACACAGTTTCGATGAGCTTACATATGTGGAACGAAAGCACAGATCACGTTGGCTGTTGACAGCACTTCCTGCgttgtgtgtgactgagtatGCACTTCATCAGCAAGTCCCATTGGGGACCTCAAAGAAACAGCAATCAGCAGGAGGTCACACATGGACAGACCCTTTAACATTAACTCCTGACCCTCTATTCCACTCCAGTGAACCACCAGGGCAGACAAGACTGGCAGGTTAGCAGACAGCTGTTGAGGCCAGTCCAATAACAACGCCTTGGGGGTAATCATCTCCAGACCTTGAACTGGCACACTCTCAAGATTGAAGGAAAGTATGTGTGAGGGGTGGGAGCCTCTGCCTACACACACTAGGTAAAAAGAAAGAAGCAGAGAGAAGAAATACCATGGCCACGGAACACTTTTGCTGTATTAGATATGATCAGTTTACATTACTGCATATAGGCTGGTAGGAGTAATAGACATGACCTGTGTGAAAACATCTGAGACAACTTAAGCAATACCACAGCTGTAGAATTTACTGgattcatatatttattctaAACGTTTTCGGTCAGTGACATGTAAGACAATTAATTCAGCAGATTATAAAAGAGACTGGCTAAATGTTGAACAATTTTATAATCatacaatatttacaaaataaaaaaaaaaatctgtctttttaattttatgcaCATTTGATAATGGAAAAACAGTAGTcgatataacattcattcatccattatctgtaacctcttatccagttcagggtcacggtgggtccagagcctaactggaatgtcaatataataatataagatTTTTTAGCACTGTTTGCCTTTTTAAAGAACTCCATGTACCTTTTACCcatggatttatttttaaaaatatgtttcagGCAGCATAATTCTAACCATGTCATTAAATAGATTCCTGTGAGGTGGCTGTTAGAGGCATTAAACACTGAACTTGTCTGGTTCAGTACTGTGAGCTAGCTAGACTCTAGAATGGAGAATGTTTGATCAAATCACTCTGaattctttaaaatattatttggaAAAATGTGTGGAATTTCCTTTCCACATCAAGCCAGTCATTTTTCAGCACTGATGTATGTTTTAGTTCTGCGAACCAACTGCTTTCCAAACACATAGAATCTAGGTGGAGCCAGATAGAGAACATAAGGTTTCTATAACGTCGTGTGAAACGATCCCATCCTTGCCAAGGTTTCCAACATTCCAGAGGCACCACGTCactcagcactgggatcttaTCTGGGACATGTACAACAAGGCTGAAAAACTCAGGTCAGACTCACAGCCCTCTTCTGAACACTAAAGGCAACTTATAAGGACCTTGATTGTCAGCAGAGCTATACCAGGTATTTACTCCAGGGGTTAAGGAGCCGATCTCCCTCACCACAAATGAGATTCTTGCTTAAACGTTTCAATGCCTTTTACTGTCTCTGTAAACTACATATAATACAAGTGAACATACACGTGAAATAGCATACATAGAATATTGTGCCAAAGCACATAAGTAAATTATTTAAACCCATGTGCCTTGGCAATATATAAGACAGGCTTATAAAATCATTAGAAATATTAGAAGTataactgaaaataaatcataccttaaagaataaaataacaTGATAATATCACAACAAAAGTTGGTTCCAGTTTTATCCTTACTGACCACTCTTCATTTAACATGATGGACAGTActgatgaaataaaacaagataTTGGAAGGCAACTACAGTAAAACATGGTTAAGGAGAATAAAGCCTAAAATAAGCAGGATTACAGATTTGTTAAGGCCTTCACAAATAAGTGGTACCATGCAACTCAGTTTAGCATATTCTGGAGTATCTCTAAAAGCAAAAAACATTGTGTTTAATatctcagaaaacaagagtggATAGAAAGTCAGTGAAAAGTTTAGTTGAAGTGGGCTGCTGCCCAAATATTTCTCCTGTGCAAACATCTGGTCATCTCATATCTCTTATTGCATTCTAATGGAGATTTCAGTAAAATTTCACACCATTTCCCATCTAAGACTTAGACAAAAACTAACACACTTCTCAGCTTTTataaaggaaataaatataatttctcGGTGGGATAAAATAttaatgtctgcattttgtctatttttttccAACTAAATCTTATGAGAACCACCTTTAGAGACACCCTCTTTCAATTATAGTGTTTTATCTTGTTAACATGTCCATgagcatttccactttgaaTCTGTAGTGTACCGAAATCTTAAATGGACAAATTCAGTGAGTTTTCCAAACTGTTGGCAACTGATGGAGTCATTGGAGACAGAGGTAGCaattaattgcatattcatatcTCCATGTGTACTCAATTAAACGTGAAGGTTTTGGAAACGTCATTTTGATTAACTTAAATGGTATAATCGAAGACCAGATTGGAATTGAGTCTTCTGAGCCATAAACATACAAATTCACGGTAATGAAATATCCCTGTTTTTGTTCAGCTAAAAAAGTTTATATAGCAGCACTTGAACAGAATGAGGCTTACCAGATGTGTCCCAAAGACTAAGCTCCACTCTCAGGGAGTCAATCTCAAAGCTGGCTGTGTAGTTCTCAAACACCGTGGGAACATAGCTCTGTCGAAAAAGAAAGATTTTAAAAGCCTTTTCTTGGAGTAGTACACATATTTTGATAGATGTAACACATTTTACTGAGTACAAACCCCGCCTAACACTCTGAATGTAACTTTTCAAGTTTTCAGACACACCTCTGGGAAGGAGTCCTTGGCGAAAACACTCAGCAAACACGTCTTCCCGCACTGGCTGTCGCCCACCACAACCATTTTACACTTCATATCGTGTTTTGAATCCATTTTCGGGTACTTCATGACACTGGAAACTTCATTTTATTCCCGATATATTTTCAGTGAGAAACACTTGCCCTCGAGGCTTCTCCAGACGTTCAACGTTCACTTAAAGTTACACTCCTTCAGGTGATAATTATTCgacgttttaaaaattaaaacaatgaaatGCGGAGAATATGAACCGTTGACGTTTCAAAAGCTCATCTGTATCctcataaaagaaaaaaaatcaggaaAACGAGTCGTAATAAACAGCTTTAAAACAAACTAAACGGTAGacagagttttaaaaaaattctgACATCGAAGTTTCCGCTCTGCTCCGTTGAGTCCGGTCTCCCAGACTCAACTGTCAGAGGTTGCTAAGAAAACGCAGCTCCGCTTAGCGGAAAGCCCCGCCTCCTTTACTACGATTGGCTACTCGCTCGTACTGACAAAGATTCCAGCCAATGGGTAGTAGGGGAAGTCCATTCTAGTGCATCACAACGGTTGCCCCTCGTAGTGCACGAAAAAGAAATTTAGAATAATATAtgattttgcttttttttttaaataaacgtgCAACCGTTTttgatataatataaaatatttttataaaagaaaacacGATTTATTTCTCCATATAACTGTGATACACGTTCTAATATAGTGCTGTTATTTCTTATGTGTGTAAAAATCACTCTGACAAAGTAGGCAACCTAATGTATCAAATTTCATAGTTAACTTAAATGCAGTTTGAAACCCTTAAATTTAGTACCAGACCCTAAGATCTAGACATAGTGAGGAGAAAGGAGCCTGATGGCAAATTAGATGTGCAGTGGTAGGTAGGAGGTAGGTTTTGAAATACTGGaaggaaaaaatattattgcattttattaGTTTCAACAAAGTACtttaatatttcaaatttttatgttttaaacaaagtgggttttattttttataattatctACAGATGGACAAATAGTTTTTGATTTGAAGCTCAAGAGCAGCACCTTGTGGTACAATTCCTGACTATGTATGAGTTAGTATGTATGGAGTGAGTTAATCTAAGACATTTGCAAAGCTTCTTCTAATTATAAAATACAGCTCAAATTAAATGCTCCATTCTACTGGTATCAGAGATaggaaaacatatatatttccCCCCCTGTTAATTACACTGAAACTGATATATGTTCATGTCACAAGGTTGTGGTTTATATTTTCCAGCAGTGAGAAACATAAAACCTGGCAGGAAATATGAAAAATTCTGACATATTTCTATATAATGTATGTAGCTTTCTCTTTAATACAGCAACAAATTAGGATGTGTGCTTGTTGAGCTGCTATGCTCAAATGCCAAATGCCACcaagaagaataaaaacacttatttttcagctgtggagtgatggagctccatgtAGTACATGTGGAATGAGTTGGAACGACATTTGTTATCCAAGCTAATTATCCACAAACTTCATTAAGGTAGTGCATTTTACCATGAGTTTTAAAATACATGGTTTGATTACACTATTGTATACTTATTCTGGAGGGTGGAGAAAGAGCATGTCACGCTTGTACCAGAGAGATACAACATAGTCTGTGATTCATCTTTCCCTTTTTGTTGCTTTATTGTtagcgagagagacagactcaACAGGAGAGCTGAATGGCTTTATGTTGACCCTGGTGTGAGAAGAATTTTAATTAGCCTCAGAGCTGTGAACAGGTGTCTAAAGGTGGCCACTGGGCCCTGTTGTGGCCACTGTGACCATGAGAATGGCACTATGGAATCCAAGTGAGCAGGTAATGTGTACTAATGTTTTAGTTTCTCTATATGCTATAAGGGAAAATTAAGTCCAATCTTAGAATTCTAAGATCCTCAAAAGGTCTCATATATAGAGCTGTTAAATACAATGTGGTATAATGTgtcaaattataaaaataaggAATGCATTTATTTTGTGTAGCTAATGTTGAAAAATCACATTTGTCTGATTTGAAATTTAatgcttaataataataaaaagcaaggGTTTGTTGTAgctatattaaaattaaaacatcaaaatatttgaatattaaaattgagttataccaagtaacatGGTTTAAACTGTTAGCACAGTTTCTGTCTCTAACCACGAATATCCAGTGAAAACAACAGTGGCTGTAATAAGTTAATTTGGTTAGATATGGCATACTCTGCCTTAGATCCTGAGCGTATTCTCAAGACATGCTTCATCAAAATCATggattatataataataacacacaGCATGCATGAAGCTGTCAGGCCTTTGCCTGTCCTATTAGAAGTTTGAAAGTTCAAAggaaaatacacatttaaaggATGACTGCTACTTATACTTCATGATAATCCAAATTTTGATAGccctaaaaaaacacattgcatTTAGAAGAAGTCTACACTAAGTACACTAACGACACTGACCGTCTGAGACCCAATAGTGAATTCTGGCTCATTTACAGCTTGATGACTCAGGCCTTTATACTCTGCTCTGGTAAGCATTTCCCAGAAATCAGTGGTTCCAAATAAGCATGTCATTCTCTTTCTAAACATTACTCCTTTCACTTTAGGGTCAGTCTACACCCACCATATCTGGGGACTGGGGTAGACTGGGAAACCatgtttaaaagaacactatagGTAGCATTTTTACAGCtataaatcattgtgatgcttcactgacctttaACAAGGAAAACAGAGCCtcttgtcattgctactctaggatcagcactgcagaaactgcac contains:
- the rnd3b gene encoding rho family GTPase 3b: MKYPKMDSKHDMKCKMVVVGDSQCGKTCLLSVFAKDSFPESYVPTVFENYTASFEIDSLRVELSLWDTSGSPYYDNVRPLSYPDADAVLLCFDISRPETLDNVLRKWKGEIEEFCPNTKILLVGCKSDLRTDLATFVQLSNALPLSYDQGSNMAKQISAPYIECSALQSENSVRDIFHVATLACVNKNHKNVKRHKSSRATKRTSHMSNRPELDSMSCLHKTKAKTCSVM